CTGATCGCCTCCACCGATTACGATCCGGGCAAGGAATCCCGCGCCATCGAAGGGCTGCTGTCCAACCGGGTGGAAGGGCTGGTCCTGACCGTCGCCGACGCCGACCGCAGCGGCTCGCTCGACACGCTGGACGAGGTGCGGCTGCCCTACGTCCTGGCCTACAACCAGCCTGAACGCCCATCCCGCGCCCATGTGTCGGTCGACAATGTCGCAGCCTCCCGCGCGGTGGTGGAGCGGATGGCGGTGCTGGGCCACCGGCGCATCGGCATGATCGCCGGGCGCTTCCGCCAGTCCGACCGCTCGCGTCGGCGCCACGCAGGCTGGCAGGCGGCGCTGGCCGATGCCGGCCTGCCACCCGGCCCGGTGGTTGAGGTCGATTTCAACGATTTGCGGCTGGCCCACCGGCTGGCCCCCCATCTGGAAGGGCCGGAGCGGCCGACCGCCCTGTTCGCCTCCAACGACATGCTGGCCCTCGCCACCATCCGGGCATTGCGTGACCTCGGCCTGCGGGTGCCGGACGACGTGTCGGTCTGCGGCTTCGACGGGATCGAGGTCGGCCGGCTGATGTCGCCCAGCCTCGCCACCCTGGTCCAACCGGCCCGCGCCATGGGCGCAACCGCCTTCGAATGCCTGCGCACCGGCTTTTCCGGCGACCTGCAGGGCCGCGCCGTGATGCTGCCCTTTACCCTGCGTCCGGGCGAATCGCTCGGCCCGGCGCCTTCCGAACCGATCCAAACGCTTCCCGAACGGAGATAGCCCCGATCATGATGAAGCAATTCCTGCCCGGTCCGTTCCTACTGGCCGCCGCCCTTGGCGCTGTCTCGCTGGTTGCCGCCCTCTCCGCCACGGTCGCTCCCGCCACCGCGGCCGAACCGACCGCCATCTGCTACAACTGCCCGCCGGAATGGGCCGATTGGGCATCGCAGCTGAAGGCGATCAAGGCCGATCTCGGCATCACCGTGCCGTTCGACAACAAGAACTCCGGCCAGTCGCTCGCCGCCATGCTGGCGGAAAAGGACAAGCCGGTGGCCGACGTCGTCTATCTCGGCGGGCCGGTCGGCATCCAGGCCAAGGCGGCGGGCGTCGTCGCCCCCTACAAGCCGGCGGGCTGGGCCGGGATCCCCGACGGGATGAAGGACGCGGACGGCAACTGGTTCGCCATCCACAGCGGCACGCTGGGATTCTTCGTCAACACCGAGGCGCTGGGCGGCAAGCCGGTGCCGCAGAGCTGGGCCGACCTGCTGAAGCCCGACTATTCCGGCATGGTCGGCTATCTCGACCCGACCAGCGCCGCCGTCGGCTATGTCGGCGCGGTGGCGGTCAATCTGGCGCTGGGCGGCGATTACGGCAGCTTCGACAAGGCGGTCGGCTGGTTCAAGGAGTTGCAGAAGAACCAGCCCATCGTGCCGAAGCAGACCTCCTACGCCCGCGTGCTTTCAGGCGAGATTCCGATCCTGATCGACTATGACTTCAACGCCTACCGCGCCAAATACACCGACAAGGCCCCGGTCGCCTTCGTCATCCCGAAGGAAGGCACCGTGTCGGTCCCCTATGTGATGGCGCTGGTCAAGAACGGCCCGAACCCGGAGAACGGCAAGAAGGTTCTGGACTATGTCCTGTCGGACAAGGGCCAGACCCTGTGGGCCAATGCCTTCATGCGCCCGGTCCGGGCCGAGGCGATGTCGCCGGAAACCGCGGCCAAGTTCCTGCCGGCCGCCGACTACGCCCGCGCCAAGCCGGTGGACATGGTGCGCATGGCCGAAGCGCAGAAGGGCTTCATGGACCGCTATCAGGCGGAGGTGAAGTGAGCGCCTGCGTGCAGGACGCTCCCCTCCCCCACCGGCCGGCGACAGGTTCGCCGGCCGGTGGGCGGTGGACGGGCGAACCGCTGCGGCTGGCGGCCCTGCTGGCGCCGGCGGCGGCGGTGTTCGCGGCCTTCTTCCTGCTGCCGCTGGTTCGCCTGATCCTGATCGGCGCCGGCGGGGCGGAGGGATGGTCGGCCTATGTGACCACGCTGGTCGATCCCGGCCATCTCGACAGCCTGCTGTCCACGCTGGCGCTGTCGGCCGGGGTGACGCTGGTGACGCTGGCGGTGTCGACCGTCGCCGGACTGTTCCTGGTGCGCCATCACTTCCCCGGCCACGCCCTGCTGGTGGCGCTGCTGACCTTTCCGCTGGCCTTTCCCGGCGTGGTGATCGGCTTCATGGTCATCATGCTGGCCGGACGGCAGGGGCTGATCGGCACGATCACCCAGGCGCTGACCGGCGGCAAGCTGGTCTTCGCCTATTCCATGGCCGGGCTGTTCCTGGGCTACGTCTATTTCTCGATTCCGCGGGTCATCCTGACGGTGATGGCGGCGGCGGAGAAGCTGGACCCGCGGCTGGAGGAGGCGGCGCGGTCGCTGGGGGCATCCCCCTGGCGCGTGGTGGCCGACGTCATCCTGCCGGCGCTGAAGCCGGCGCTGATCTCCGCCGGTGCCCTGTGCTTCGCGACCTCGATGGGCGCGTTCGGCACCGCCTTCACGCTCGCCACCCGGATCAACGTGCTGCCGATGACGATCTATACTGAATTCACGCTCCAGGCGAACATCGCGGCAGCGGCGGCGCTCAGCGTCCTGCTCGGCCTCATCACCTGGGCGGCACTCGCGGTGGCGCGCAGCGTCGCCGGCACGTCGGTCGCGGCGGCGGGGTGACGGCAATGCATAGTCTCTCGAATCGCCGGGGCTTGGGGTTCTGGCTGCAACTGGGCTTCACCCTGCTGGTCTGCGCCCTGCTGACCGTGCCGATGGTGATGTCGATGCTGGCCGGGCTGACCGCCAACTATTTCGTGGGCTTGAAGAGCGGCCTGACCCTGCGCTGGGTCCAGGAAGTGTTGCAGGTCTATTCCGGCACCATCCTGCTGTCCTTGCAGATCGCCTTCGCCTGCCTCGCCTGCACGCTGGTGCTGGGGGTGCCGGCGGCCTATGTGCTGGCGCGCCGCCCCGGCCGGGTCGCCCGGCTGGTGGAGGAACTGCTGATGATGCCGGTGGCCATCCCCGGCCTCGCCACCGCGCTGGCGCTGATCGTCACCTATGGCGGCGTGGGCGATTTGCGCAGCAGCTGGCTGTTCATCCTGATCGGCCATGTGCTGTTCACCCTGCCCTTCATGGTCCGCGCCGTGCTGGCGGTGATGGGCTCCATCGACCTGACGACGCTGGAGGAGGGAGCGGCCAGCCTGGGCGCCGGCTTCCTGCGCCGCTTCGCCACGGTGGTGCTGCCCAACTGCCGCTCCGGCATCCTGGCCGGGTCGCTGATGGTGCTGACCCTGTCGGTGGGCGAATTCAACCTGACCTGGCTGCTGCACACGCCGCTGACCAAGACGCTGCCGGTCGGGCTGGCCGACAGCTATGCCTCGCTGCGGATCGAGATCGGCAGCGCCTACACCCTCGTCTTCTTCCTGATGATCGTGCCGAGCCTGATCCTGCTGCAGGGTCTGTCCAAGCGCGGCCGTCCGTCCGTTTGAGGCCACTTCCAGATGCCTGATAGCCTGATGTCCGACAGCTTCCATCTCGACGCCGTGCCGATCCGCCTGGAGCGCTGCGGCAAGACCTTCGCCGGCAGCGCCCGCGCGCTGGAGCCGCTGGACCTCACCATCCGCGGCGGCGAGACCATCGTCTTCCTGGGCCCCTCCGGCTGCGGCAAGACCACGACGCTGCGCATCATCGCCGGGCTGGAAAGCCCCGATCCCGGCGGTCGCGTGCTGTTCGGCGAGGAGGACGTCACCGCGCTTCCCATCGAGCGGCGCAATGTCGGCATGGTGTTCCAGAGCTACGCCCTGTTCCCCAACATGACGGTGGCGGAGAACGTCGCCTATGGCCTGAAGGTGCGCAAGCTGCCCCGGCCCGAGCGCGCCCGCCGGGTGGAGGAGATGCTCGACCTGATGCATCTCGGCGAGTTCGCCGGGCGGCGGATCGACCAGCTGTCCGGCGGACAGCGGCAGCGGGTGGCGCTGGCCCGCGCCCTGGTGGTGCGGCCGCGCGTGCTGCTGCTGGACGAACCGCTGACGGCGCTGGATGCCAAGCTGCGCGACAGCCTGCGGCTGGAGATCGACCGGCTGCTGCGCGGGCTCGGCATCACCGCCGTCTACGTCACCCACGACCAGGGCGAGGCGATGGCGCTGGGCGACCGCATCGTGGTGATGGCCAAGGGCCGCGTGGCGCAGATCGGCACCCCGCGCGAGATCTATTACCAGCCGGCCGACGGCTTCGTCGCCGACTTCATCGGCACGATGAACCGGCTGGGCGGCACGGTGCAGGGCGGGATGCTGTCGATTGGAGCGGCGTCGCTGCCTTGGTCGGGGCCGGACGGTGCGGTGGAGTTGCTGGTGCGGCCGGAGGATCTGGCGCTCGCATCGGAGGCCGACGGGCATCTGGGCGGGAGCGTCGCCGCCGCGGTGTTCCTGGGCGATCGCACCCGTCTGGTGGTGGAGCCCACGGACGGGCCGGCGCTGACGGTGGACACCCTCGGACGGAGCGAGCTGGGTCGCGGCGACCGGGTTTGGCTGCGCGTCGATCCGGCGAGGGTGCTGGCGGTTCCGTGAGTTCGGTCGTTGCAGCGCATGCCCCCAAATCAACCATTTAAGCCCCCAAAGGCCCACCCATGATCATCGTCCAGATCACCGACACCCACATCAAGCCCGAGGGCCGGCTCGCCTACCGGCGCGTGGACACCGCCCCTTTCCTGGAGCGCGCCGTCGCCGCAATCCTGGCACTCACCCCGCGCCCCGACGTGATCCTCGCCACCGGCGACCTCGTCGATGCCGGCCATGCGGAGGAGTATGAGCGGCTGCTCGGCCTGCTGCGCCCGCTCGACATCCCGCTCTTCGCCGTGCCGGGCAACCATGACGAACGCGCCGGCCTTGCCCGCGCCTTTCCCGATCTGGCGGCGCGCGTCGGCGACAGCCCCTTCTTCCACTACACGGTGGAGGACTGGCCGGTCCGCCTGATCGCCATGGACACCGTTCTGCCCGGCTCCGGCGCGGGAGAGGTCTGTGCGGAGCGCCTGTCCTGGCTGGATGCCCGCCTGTCCGAGCAACCCGACCGGCCGACCATCGTCTTCCAGCACCATCCGCCCTTCGACACCGGCATCGGCCATATGGACCGGCTCGGCCTGAGCGGCGCCGACGCCATGGCCGCGGTGGTACGCCGTCACCCCCAAGTGGAACGGGTGCTGTGCGGCCATCTGCACCGGCCGATCCAGGTGCGCTGGGCCGGCACCATCGCCTCGACCGCGCCCTCCACCGCGCATCAGGTCGCGCTCGATCTGCGCGACGATGCGCCGTCCGCCTTCGTGATGGAGCCGCCGGGCTACCAGATCCACATGTGGCGCGCCGACACCGGCGTGGTCAGCCACACCGCCGTGATCGGCGAGTATGACGGCCCCTATCCCTTCTTCAAGGACGGAAAGCTGATCGACTAGCTCGGCCATTCGAGCGGCCGTCACATGCCTGTCACGGGCTTCGCGTAAGACAGGGCTCCTCACCGCCGATCCCACGGAGACGACAGAGATGAAGGCGCTTCTCGCCACCCTCGCCACGGTCCTGACGCTTGCCCTCGGCCACACCGCGCAGGCGGACGGCGCCACCGGGAAGCTGGTGCTCTACACCTCGCAGCTGGAGCCGGACGCCCGCCAGACGGTGGAGGCCTTCAAGGCGAAGAACCCCGGCGTCGAGGTGGAGTGGGTCCGCAACGGCACCACCGAGCTGATGAACAAGCTGCGCGCCGAATTCGCCGCCGGTGCGCCGCAGCCCGACCTGCTGCTGATCGCCGACGCGGTGACGATGGAATCGCTGAAGGCGGACAAGCGGCTGCAGCCCTATACGGGCGCCCCCGTTTCCGGCTACCGCCCCGGCACGCACGATGCGCAGGGCTACTGGTTCGGCACCAAGCTGATCACCACCGGCATCGTCTACAACACCGCCGCCCCGATGAAGCCGACCTCCTGGCAGGACCTGCTGAAGCCGGAGGCCAAAGGCAGCACGGTGATGCCGAGCCCGCTCTATTCCGGCGCCGCCGCCATCCACATGGCGTCGATCAAGGCGCAGCCGTCGCTGGGCATGGCCTATTACGAGGCGCTGCAGCGCAACGCCGTCACCGCGGCCAAGGGCAACGGCGGCATCCTGAAGGACGTGGCCGGCGGGGCGAAGCTCTATGGCATGGTCGTCGACTACCTGCCGATCCGCGAACAGCTGAAGGGCGCGCCCGTCGCCTTCGTCTTCCCCAAGGAAGGCGTCAGCGCGGTCAGCGAGCCGGTGGCGATCCTCAGCACCGCGAAGAACCCGACGGCGGCCAAGGCCTTCATCGACTTCCTGCTGAGCCGCGACGGCCAGGATCTCGCCTCCCGCCAGGGCTTCCTGCCGGCGCTGCCGGGCGTGAACCCGCCGCCGGGCTTCCCCGATCCGGCGACCATCACCCTGCTGCCCTACGATCCGGCCAAGGCCCTGGCCGAGGACGAGGCGAACAAGCGCGCCTTCGCCGACCTGTTCGGCGGGTGAGCGGGTTGACGCAGAATATCCCTCTCCCGCCCCGGGAGAGGGAAGGGGNGCTACCTGTTCGCCGGCGACGTCAAGCAGGACGGGTAAGGGAAGTAAGCGACGCCATGCAGAAACCTCCCTCTCCCGGGGCGGGAGAGGGCATCCTGCGCGCCGGCCCCTCCCTCCCCGGCTGGCCACTGCTGGTCGGGCTCCTCGTGCTGCTGCCGGTTCTGCGCCTGCTGTGGGAGGCCGGCGATCCGGCGGTGCTCGCGCGCGTGCTCGACTCCCCGGCCACTTGGCGCGCCACCGGCAACAGCATCGCCATCGCCGCGGGAGCCACTCTGGCGGCGGCGTTGATCGGCGGCCCCTTCGCCCTGCTGATCGGGCTGACCGACCTGCGCGCCCGCACGGCGATGACCTTCGCCCTGATCCTGCCGCTGATGATCCCGCCGCAGATCGTGGCGATGGCCTGGACCCATCTCGCCGGCTCCGGCAGCCCGCTGCTGAAACCGCTGGGCCTCGCCCCGCCGGTCGGCACGCCGAACCCGGTGCAGTCGGCGATGGGCATGGTGCTGGTGATGGGAATCGAACATGCCCCGCTGGTCTTCCTCGCCCTGCGCGCGGCGCTCCGTGCCATCCCCGGCGACGTGCTGGAGGCGGCGCGGGCCTCCGGCGCCGGTCCCTGGCGCGCGGTGCGCAGCGTGGTGCTGCCGCTCTGCCTGCCGGGGCTGATCGCCGGGCTCGCCATGGCCTTCGTCGCGGCGCTGGGGAATTTCGGGGTTCCGGCGTTGCTGGGCGTGCCGGCCGGCATCCCGATGCTGCCGACCCTGATCTACCGGCGGCTCGCCG
Above is a genomic segment from Azospirillum humicireducens containing:
- a CDS encoding LacI family DNA-binding transcriptional regulator, translating into MATIRDVAARAGVSIATVSRVLNGSGNATPETMEKVRVAASDLSFRPSTIGRSLKAARTRTVGVLVPSLTNPVFAESVAGIQEAAAEAGYSVLIASTDYDPGKESRAIEGLLSNRVEGLVLTVADADRSGSLDTLDEVRLPYVLAYNQPERPSRAHVSVDNVAASRAVVERMAVLGHRRIGMIAGRFRQSDRSRRRHAGWQAALADAGLPPGPVVEVDFNDLRLAHRLAPHLEGPERPTALFASNDMLALATIRALRDLGLRVPDDVSVCGFDGIEVGRLMSPSLATLVQPARAMGATAFECLRTGFSGDLQGRAVMLPFTLRPGESLGPAPSEPIQTLPERR
- a CDS encoding ABC transporter substrate-binding protein, whose amino-acid sequence is MMKQFLPGPFLLAAALGAVSLVAALSATVAPATAAEPTAICYNCPPEWADWASQLKAIKADLGITVPFDNKNSGQSLAAMLAEKDKPVADVVYLGGPVGIQAKAAGVVAPYKPAGWAGIPDGMKDADGNWFAIHSGTLGFFVNTEALGGKPVPQSWADLLKPDYSGMVGYLDPTSAAVGYVGAVAVNLALGGDYGSFDKAVGWFKELQKNQPIVPKQTSYARVLSGEIPILIDYDFNAYRAKYTDKAPVAFVIPKEGTVSVPYVMALVKNGPNPENGKKVLDYVLSDKGQTLWANAFMRPVRAEAMSPETAAKFLPAADYARAKPVDMVRMAEAQKGFMDRYQAEVK
- a CDS encoding ABC transporter permease is translated as MQDAPLPHRPATGSPAGGRWTGEPLRLAALLAPAAAVFAAFFLLPLVRLILIGAGGAEGWSAYVTTLVDPGHLDSLLSTLALSAGVTLVTLAVSTVAGLFLVRHHFPGHALLVALLTFPLAFPGVVIGFMVIMLAGRQGLIGTITQALTGGKLVFAYSMAGLFLGYVYFSIPRVILTVMAAAEKLDPRLEEAARSLGASPWRVVADVILPALKPALISAGALCFATSMGAFGTAFTLATRINVLPMTIYTEFTLQANIAAAAALSVLLGLITWAALAVARSVAGTSVAAAG
- a CDS encoding ABC transporter permease gives rise to the protein MHSLSNRRGLGFWLQLGFTLLVCALLTVPMVMSMLAGLTANYFVGLKSGLTLRWVQEVLQVYSGTILLSLQIAFACLACTLVLGVPAAYVLARRPGRVARLVEELLMMPVAIPGLATALALIVTYGGVGDLRSSWLFILIGHVLFTLPFMVRAVLAVMGSIDLTTLEEGAASLGAGFLRRFATVVLPNCRSGILAGSLMVLTLSVGEFNLTWLLHTPLTKTLPVGLADSYASLRIEIGSAYTLVFFLMIVPSLILLQGLSKRGRPSV
- a CDS encoding ABC transporter ATP-binding protein is translated as MSDSFHLDAVPIRLERCGKTFAGSARALEPLDLTIRGGETIVFLGPSGCGKTTTLRIIAGLESPDPGGRVLFGEEDVTALPIERRNVGMVFQSYALFPNMTVAENVAYGLKVRKLPRPERARRVEEMLDLMHLGEFAGRRIDQLSGGQRQRVALARALVVRPRVLLLDEPLTALDAKLRDSLRLEIDRLLRGLGITAVYVTHDQGEAMALGDRIVVMAKGRVAQIGTPREIYYQPADGFVADFIGTMNRLGGTVQGGMLSIGAASLPWSGPDGAVELLVRPEDLALASEADGHLGGSVAAAVFLGDRTRLVVEPTDGPALTVDTLGRSELGRGDRVWLRVDPARVLAVP
- a CDS encoding phosphodiesterase codes for the protein MIIVQITDTHIKPEGRLAYRRVDTAPFLERAVAAILALTPRPDVILATGDLVDAGHAEEYERLLGLLRPLDIPLFAVPGNHDERAGLARAFPDLAARVGDSPFFHYTVEDWPVRLIAMDTVLPGSGAGEVCAERLSWLDARLSEQPDRPTIVFQHHPPFDTGIGHMDRLGLSGADAMAAVVRRHPQVERVLCGHLHRPIQVRWAGTIASTAPSTAHQVALDLRDDAPSAFVMEPPGYQIHMWRADTGVVSHTAVIGEYDGPYPFFKDGKLID
- a CDS encoding ABC transporter substrate-binding protein; this translates as MKALLATLATVLTLALGHTAQADGATGKLVLYTSQLEPDARQTVEAFKAKNPGVEVEWVRNGTTELMNKLRAEFAAGAPQPDLLLIADAVTMESLKADKRLQPYTGAPVSGYRPGTHDAQGYWFGTKLITTGIVYNTAAPMKPTSWQDLLKPEAKGSTVMPSPLYSGAAAIHMASIKAQPSLGMAYYEALQRNAVTAAKGNGGILKDVAGGAKLYGMVVDYLPIREQLKGAPVAFVFPKEGVSAVSEPVAILSTAKNPTAAKAFIDFLLSRDGQDLASRQGFLPALPGVNPPPGFPDPATITLLPYDPAKALAEDEANKRAFADLFGG